A DNA window from Plasmodium brasilianum strain Bolivian I chromosome 12, whole genome shotgun sequence contains the following coding sequences:
- a CDS encoding 60S ribosomal protein L18, protein MGKGIDKTLKTSIHQYHIVGRAVPTEKDKNPCVYRMCIFAKNDTNAKSRFWYFMKKINKLKKSNGELLACEQVRERFPLKVKNYGVLLRYDSRTGTHNMYKEFRDTTKEGAISQLYAEMAGRHRARASSISIIRISEISPNLVRRPHIKQLLKKRLRFPALHLPTLKKEYRRKFAPKRPSTYRM, encoded by the exons ATGGGTAAAGGAATAGATAAGACTTTGAAAACCAGC ATACACCAATACCACATTGTAGGTAGAGCAGTACCGACGGAGAAAGACAAGAACCCATGTGTGTACCGAATGTgcatttttgcaaaaaatgaTACGAATGCAAAATCACGTTTTTGGTactttatgaaaaaaataaataaattaaaaaaatctaATGGGGAATTATTAGCTTGTGAACAAGTAAGAGAAAGATTTCCACTTaaggtaaaaaattatggtgTGTTATTAAGGTATGACAGTAGAACAGGTACACATAATATGTACAAAGAATTTAGGGATACAACAAAAGAAGGTGCTATATCACAATTATACGCAGAAATGGCAGGTAGACATAGAGCAAGAGCTTCAAGTATCAGTATTATAAGAATATCAGAAATAAGTCCTAATTTAGTTAGAAGACCCCATATTAAACagttgttaaaaaaaagactaCGCTTCCCAGCTTTACATTTACCAACGTTAAAAAAGGAGTACAGAAGAAAATTTGCACCTAAAAGGCCATCCACATACAGAATgtga